One Osmerus eperlanus chromosome 24, fOsmEpe2.1, whole genome shotgun sequence DNA window includes the following coding sequences:
- the mpnd gene encoding MPN domain-containing protein isoform X1 — protein MGSEPALSPQVVGEGGEEEEEDLSGGEEADLRNCSGRGSLLTRRGITLRVLLKDGLVEPGDGVLSIHYLGKKFVGDLLNDGKIRWVETGQIFNSPSAWATHCKRLVNPAKKSGCGWASVRYRGQKLVQYKTSWLHKYQPSADMSLISEGEDDDLGDEEEEEGKAVVVPDEKNKKTKPELHDVSLLPRRGDRERIPVRYCTLGTRDAARDPHTLVELSAFSAINRFQPFNVAVSSNVLLLMDFHCHLTTSEVVGYLGGRWDTNTQLLTVLRAFPCRTRLGDREAASAVEEEICQNLFMRGLSLVGWYHSHPRGPALPSLQDIDSQMDHQLRLQGSSNGFQPCLGLICGRVWGPYYHGNQGVASTITPFWVVPPPEQRPNDYGIPVAVEVTYVQDNFLTSDVLNEMMLLVDFYRAAPDLVQFQQYWCPDTTMMDKIKGSLSGHAPKDQAYSQILEHVCSQLTNTH, from the exons ATGG GCTCCGAGCCGGCCCTGTCTCCACAggtggtgggggaagggggagaggaggaagaggaggacctcagtggaggagaggaagcagacCTGAGGAACTGTTCGGGTCGAGGCTCCCTGTTGACCAGGAGGGGAATCACCCTCCGAGTTCTGCTGAAGGATGGACTGGTGGAGCCAGGGGATGGGGTGCTGTCCATACACTACCTG GGTAAAAAGTTTGTTGGTGACCTGCTGAACGATGGCAAGATCCGCTGGGTGGAGACGGGCCAGATCTTCAACTCGCCCAGCGCCTGGGCCACCCACTGCAAGAGGCTGGTCAACCCCGCCAAGAAGTCCGGCTGTGGCTGGGCATCGGTACGGTACCGTGGCCAGAAGCTGGTCCAGTACAAAACCAGCTGGCTGCACAAGTACCAGCCCAGCGCAGACATG AGCCTGATaagcgagggagaggatgacGACCTGggcgatgaggaggaggaggaggggaaggcagTGGTCGTGCCAGACGAGAAGAACAAGAAGACCAAACCTGAGTTGCATG ACGTCAGCCTGCTgcccaggagaggagacagggagaggatccCGGTTCGATACTGCACCCTGGGGACCAGGGATGCGGCCAG GGACCCACACACTCTGGTAGAGTTATCAGCCTTCTCTGCCATAAACCGCTTCCAGCCGTTCAACGTAGCCGTCTCCAGTAACGTACTTCTACTCATG GACTTCCACTGTCACCTGACTACCAGCGAGGTAGTCGGCTACCTGGGAGGACGCTGGGACACCAACACGCAAC TGCTGACGGTTCTGAGGGCATTCCCTTGCAGAACGCGgctaggagacagagaggcagcatcggccgtggaggaggag ATCTGCCAGAACCTGTTCATGCGAGGGCTGTCATTGGTGGGCTGGTACCACAGTCACCCGCGTGGCCccgccctgccctccctccaggaCATCGACTCCCAGATGGACCACCAGCTCCGTCTGCAGGGCAGCAGCAACGGCTTCCAGCCCTGCCTGGGCCTCATCTGTGGTAGGGTCTGGG GTCCGTACTACCATGGCAACCAGGGTGTAGCAtccaccatcacacctttctgGGTGGTGCCCCCCCCGGAG CAACGTCCTAACGATTATGGGATACCGGTGGCGGTGGAGGTGACCTACGTTCAGGACAACTTCCTCACCAGTGATGTTCTCAACGAGATG aTGCTGCTGGTGGACTTCTACAGAGCTGCTCCAGATCTTGTCCAGTTCCAGCAGTACTGGTGTCCAGACACCACAATGATGGACAAGATCAAG GGCTCCCTGAGTGGCCACGCCCCCAAGGATCAGGCCTACTCTCAGATCCTGGAGCACGTATGCAGCcagctgacaaacacacactga
- the mpnd gene encoding MPN domain-containing protein isoform X2 gives MGSEPALSPQVVGEGGEEEEEDLSGGEEADLRNCSGRGSLLTRRGITLRVLLKDGLVEPGDGVLSIHYLGKKFVGDLLNDGKIRWVETGQIFNSPSAWATHCKRLVNPAKKSGCGWASVRYRGQKLVQYKTSWLHKYQPSADMSLISEGEDDDLGDEEEEEGKAVVVPDEKNKKTKPELHDVSLLPRRGDRERIPVRYCTLGTRDAARDPHTLVELSAFSAINRFQPFNVAVSSNVLLLMDFHCHLTTSEVVGYLGGRWDTNTQLLTVLRAFPCRTRLGDREAASAVEEEICQNLFMRGLSLVGWYHSHPRGPALPSLQDIDSQMDHQLRLQGSSNGFQPCLGLICGPYYHGNQGVASTITPFWVVPPPEQRPNDYGIPVAVEVTYVQDNFLTSDVLNEMMLLVDFYRAAPDLVQFQQYWCPDTTMMDKIKGSLSGHAPKDQAYSQILEHVCSQLTNTH, from the exons ATGG GCTCCGAGCCGGCCCTGTCTCCACAggtggtgggggaagggggagaggaggaagaggaggacctcagtggaggagaggaagcagacCTGAGGAACTGTTCGGGTCGAGGCTCCCTGTTGACCAGGAGGGGAATCACCCTCCGAGTTCTGCTGAAGGATGGACTGGTGGAGCCAGGGGATGGGGTGCTGTCCATACACTACCTG GGTAAAAAGTTTGTTGGTGACCTGCTGAACGATGGCAAGATCCGCTGGGTGGAGACGGGCCAGATCTTCAACTCGCCCAGCGCCTGGGCCACCCACTGCAAGAGGCTGGTCAACCCCGCCAAGAAGTCCGGCTGTGGCTGGGCATCGGTACGGTACCGTGGCCAGAAGCTGGTCCAGTACAAAACCAGCTGGCTGCACAAGTACCAGCCCAGCGCAGACATG AGCCTGATaagcgagggagaggatgacGACCTGggcgatgaggaggaggaggaggggaaggcagTGGTCGTGCCAGACGAGAAGAACAAGAAGACCAAACCTGAGTTGCATG ACGTCAGCCTGCTgcccaggagaggagacagggagaggatccCGGTTCGATACTGCACCCTGGGGACCAGGGATGCGGCCAG GGACCCACACACTCTGGTAGAGTTATCAGCCTTCTCTGCCATAAACCGCTTCCAGCCGTTCAACGTAGCCGTCTCCAGTAACGTACTTCTACTCATG GACTTCCACTGTCACCTGACTACCAGCGAGGTAGTCGGCTACCTGGGAGGACGCTGGGACACCAACACGCAAC TGCTGACGGTTCTGAGGGCATTCCCTTGCAGAACGCGgctaggagacagagaggcagcatcggccgtggaggaggag ATCTGCCAGAACCTGTTCATGCGAGGGCTGTCATTGGTGGGCTGGTACCACAGTCACCCGCGTGGCCccgccctgccctccctccaggaCATCGACTCCCAGATGGACCACCAGCTCCGTCTGCAGGGCAGCAGCAACGGCTTCCAGCCCTGCCTGGGCCTCATCTGTG GTCCGTACTACCATGGCAACCAGGGTGTAGCAtccaccatcacacctttctgGGTGGTGCCCCCCCCGGAG CAACGTCCTAACGATTATGGGATACCGGTGGCGGTGGAGGTGACCTACGTTCAGGACAACTTCCTCACCAGTGATGTTCTCAACGAGATG aTGCTGCTGGTGGACTTCTACAGAGCTGCTCCAGATCTTGTCCAGTTCCAGCAGTACTGGTGTCCAGACACCACAATGATGGACAAGATCAAG GGCTCCCTGAGTGGCCACGCCCCCAAGGATCAGGCCTACTCTCAGATCCTGGAGCACGTATGCAGCcagctgacaaacacacactga
- the s1pr4 gene encoding sphingosine 1-phosphate receptor 4 gives MDVFSFLNSPSSCPSIYSLPGPPVNHTSPLPASPLPASYSHVILEHYNHTGRLQHRLDPRPGHVSVTTVISLIISIVIILENLLVLAAVFSRICQSRRWLYVCLANITLSDLLAGAAYVLNICMSGSKTFRLSPSLWLFREGVLFVALAASIFSLLLIAVERYTTMMRPQHTRRSAGRSCRIYGLVALCWVLALAIGLLPLLGWNCICRLDSCSTLLPLYSKNYVLFALVVFLLILLAIGVLYGAIYCHVRRSTEMGSQRGRKRSLALLKTVISIVGVFLLCWGPLFLLLLVDYFCTSRQCAPLFSADWFIGLAVLNSALNPVIYSLGSAELRRAIAGMLCCCCLRAGLCRPDTFLSKETSSTSESRHSSMRNSFSKTRSLSVTVSPPTPAKTPKKHRRSSTTS, from the coding sequence ATGGATGTCTTCTCTTTTCTCAACTCCCCATCATCCTGCCCCAGCATCTACAgcctccctggcccccctgttAACCACACCTCGCCCCTCCCCGCCtcgcccctccctgcctcctacaGCCACGTGATCCTGGAGCACTACAACCACACGGGCCGTCTCCAGCACCGCCTCGACCCCCGGCCCGGCCACGTCAGCGTCACCACGGTGATCTCCCTCATCATCAGCATCGTCATCATCCTGGAGAACCTGCTGGTGCTCGCCGCCGTCTTCTCCCGCATCTGCCAAAGCCGGCGCTGGCTGTACGTGTGCCTCGCCAACATCACGCTCAGCGACCTCCTGGCGGGCGCCGCCTACGTCCTCAACATCTGCATGTCGGGCAGCAAGACCTTCCGCCTCAGCCCCTCCCTCTGGCTGTTCCGGGAGGGTGTGCTCTTCGTGGCCCTGGCCGCGTCCATCTTCAGCCTGCTGCTGATCGCCGTGGAGCGCTACACCACCATGATGCGGCCGCAGCACACGCGGCGCTCCGCGGGACGATCGTGTCGTATCTATGGCCTGGTGGCGCTGTGCTGGGTGCTGGCCCTCGCCATcggcctcctccccctgctcggCTGGAACTGCATCTGCCGCCTGGACAGctgctccaccctgctccccctctacTCCAAGAACTACGTCCTGTTCGCCCTCgtggtcttcctcctcatcctgttGGCCATCGGCGTGCTCTACGGCGCCATCTACTGCCACGTGCGTCGCAGCACGGAGATGGGCTCGCAGCGAGGCCGCAAGCGCTCACTGGCCCTTCTCAAAACCGTCATCTCCATCGTGGGCGTGTTCCTCCTCTGCTGgggccccctcttcctcctcctattGGTCGACTACTTCTGCACGTCGCGGCAGTGCGCCCCTCTCTTCAGCGCCGATTGGTTCATCGGCCTGGCGGTGCTGAACTCCGCCCTAAACCCCGTCATCTACTCGCTGGGCAGCGCTGAGCTGCGGAGGGCCATCGCCGGgatgctgtgctgctgctgccttAGAGCAGGGCTGTGCCGGCCGGATACCTTCCTGTCCAAGGAGACGAGCAGCACGTCGGAGAGCCGACACAGCAGCATGAGGAACAGCTTCAGTAAGACCAGGAGTCTGAGCGTGACGGTCAGCCCACCTACGCCCGCCAAGACCCCCAAGAAACACCGCCGAAGCT
- the sh3gl1b gene encoding SH3-domain GRB2-like 1b isoform X2: MSVAGFKKQFYKASQMVSEKVGGAEGTKLDEDFKDLERKVDVTSKAVVEVISKTSEYLQPNPASRAKLSMLNTMSKIRGQVKNPGYPQAEGLLGECMAKYGRELGEETNFGGALVDAGETMKRLAEVKDSLDIDVKQNFIDPLQGLCDKDLREIQHHLKKMEGRRLDYDYKKKRQGKIPDEEVRQALEKFHESKEVAETSMYNLLETDIEQVSQLSSLVESQVQYHKQAVQVLEELSDTLRDRMSEAQSRPRREYAPKPRPILDFGDTEQTNGSYTNSTAVPPSRNSASEQPCCKALYDFEPENEGELGFKEGDIITLTNQIDENWYEGMLHGQSGFFPLNYVEVVVPLPH, translated from the exons atggTCAGTGAGAAGGTGGGGGGTGCCGAGGGGACCAAACTGGACGAGGACTTCAAAGACCTGGAAAGG AAGGTAGATGTGACCAGTAAAGCCGTGGTGGAGGTCATCTCCAAAACATCAGAGTACCTGCAGCCTAACCCAG cgTCCAGGGCCAAGCTCTCCATGCTGAACACCATGTCTAAGATCCGAGGCCAGGTGAAGAACCCAGGCTACCCCCAGGCAGAGGGCCTGCTGGGGGAGTGCATGGCCAAGTACGGCCgcgagctgggggaggagactAACTTTG ggggcGCTCTGGTGGACGCAGGAGAGACCATGAAGAGACTGGCCGAGGTCAAGGACTCCCTGGACATCGATGTCAAGCAGAACTTCATCGACCCTCTACAAGGACTGTGTGACAAGGACCTCCGAGAGATACag CACCACCTGAAGAAGATGGAGGGCCGTCGCCTTGACTACGACTACAAGAAGAAGCGCCAGGGGAAGATCCCCGACGAGGAGGTTCGCCAGGCGCTGGAGAAGTTCCACGAGTCTAAGGAGGTGGCTGAGACCTCCATGTACAACCTGCTGGAGActgac attgagCAGGTGAGCCAGctgtcatctctggtggagtccCAGGTACAGTACCACAAGCAGGCTGTGCAGGTGCTGGAGGAGCTGTCAGACACACTCagggacag GATGAGCGAGGCCCAGTCCAGGCCCCGACGGGAATACGCCCCCAAGCCCAGACCCATCCTGGACTTTGGAGACACGGAACAGACCAATGGCAGCTACACAAACTCCACCGCTGTCCCGCCCTCACGcaactcag cctcggaGCAGCCGTGCTGTAAGGCCCTGTACGACTTTGAGCCCGAGAACGAGGGGGAGCTGGGCTTCAAGGAGGGCGACATCATCACCTTGACCAATCAGATCGACGAGAACTGGTACGagggcatgctgcatggccaaTCGGGATTCTTCCCGCTCAACTACGTAGAAGTGGTGGTCCCTCTGCcccactag
- the sh3gl1b gene encoding SH3-domain GRB2-like 1b isoform X1: protein MSVAGFKKQFYKASQMVSEKVGGAEGTKLDEDFKDLERKVDVTSKAVVEVISKTSEYLQPNPASRAKLSMLNTMSKIRGQVKNPGYPQAEGLLGECMAKYGRELGEETNFGGALVDAGETMKRLAEVKDSLDIDVKQNFIDPLQGLCDKDLREIQHHLKKMEGRRLDYDYKKKRQGKIPDEEVRQALEKFHESKEVAETSMYNLLETDIEQVSQLSSLVESQVQYHKQAVQVLEELSDTLRDRMSEAQSRPRREYAPKPRPILDFGDTEQTNGSYTNSTAVPPSRNSEPSFLPARLSFRKHRQPSEQPCCKALYDFEPENEGELGFKEGDIITLTNQIDENWYEGMLHGQSGFFPLNYVEVVVPLPH, encoded by the exons atggTCAGTGAGAAGGTGGGGGGTGCCGAGGGGACCAAACTGGACGAGGACTTCAAAGACCTGGAAAGG AAGGTAGATGTGACCAGTAAAGCCGTGGTGGAGGTCATCTCCAAAACATCAGAGTACCTGCAGCCTAACCCAG cgTCCAGGGCCAAGCTCTCCATGCTGAACACCATGTCTAAGATCCGAGGCCAGGTGAAGAACCCAGGCTACCCCCAGGCAGAGGGCCTGCTGGGGGAGTGCATGGCCAAGTACGGCCgcgagctgggggaggagactAACTTTG ggggcGCTCTGGTGGACGCAGGAGAGACCATGAAGAGACTGGCCGAGGTCAAGGACTCCCTGGACATCGATGTCAAGCAGAACTTCATCGACCCTCTACAAGGACTGTGTGACAAGGACCTCCGAGAGATACag CACCACCTGAAGAAGATGGAGGGCCGTCGCCTTGACTACGACTACAAGAAGAAGCGCCAGGGGAAGATCCCCGACGAGGAGGTTCGCCAGGCGCTGGAGAAGTTCCACGAGTCTAAGGAGGTGGCTGAGACCTCCATGTACAACCTGCTGGAGActgac attgagCAGGTGAGCCAGctgtcatctctggtggagtccCAGGTACAGTACCACAAGCAGGCTGTGCAGGTGCTGGAGGAGCTGTCAGACACACTCagggacag GATGAGCGAGGCCCAGTCCAGGCCCCGACGGGAATACGCCCCCAAGCCCAGACCCATCCTGGACTTTGGAGACACGGAACAGACCAATGGCAGCTACACAAACTCCACCGCTGTCCCGCCCTCACGcaactcag AGCCATCTTTCCTACCCGCCAGATTGTCATTTCGGAAACACAGACAGC cctcggaGCAGCCGTGCTGTAAGGCCCTGTACGACTTTGAGCCCGAGAACGAGGGGGAGCTGGGCTTCAAGGAGGGCGACATCATCACCTTGACCAATCAGATCGACGAGAACTGGTACGagggcatgctgcatggccaaTCGGGATTCTTCCCGCTCAACTACGTAGAAGTGGTGGTCCCTCTGCcccactag